Genomic window (Primulina eburnea isolate SZY01 chromosome 8, ASM2296580v1, whole genome shotgun sequence):
TTAAATTCATGGGCATGCATCATAAAAAGGGTTGCGTTGTTTATATCCCTTTATTTtctttctcaattttttttccctGGGGTTGAACTTTGACTTTATGAGAAAGGGTTGGATTTCTTGGCCGCCGGTTTCTTGTTGAACCATCCAAACTGGCAGTAAGATCGAGGCTTATTTTACTATTTTGATATTGTTATTTTGGGATGGCTCGATTATTTTGTTCTCGTATATATGACGGGTAGTTTTTGCTGTTAAAGTGCGGTGACCCCTGCCCCTTTTTAATCTTATATCCTCGTGCATCAATGAAATCTACGACCCTTTCTAATTCTGGATGTTACTATAAAGTTAgttttcatttttaaatttcttgTGTTTAACTCTTGTGTGCCTTTATTGTTTATTGTTTTGGGCGATCTTGGTGGACTAATTTTCATGTCTATCTATGAACTGTATGTTATTTAGGAATTTTGTTGTTATTCCTGAATTTATTGTTGCTGTTCTTTTTCTCTTTGTGTTCTGATATCAAGATTTCTTTGTTTTTGCCTCCTTGAAGTTGAAGACTAAAAATGAAAGCATGTGCAAAATAGATTGGTTAGGGCCTGGAGGTGTATCAATTCCCGTTTACTTTGACATTAGAAGAGACAGTGTGATAATGGATTCCAATCTCTATGTTGAAACACTAGATTCTTTTCATAACTTGCTTGAAGTTGCTGCGAACAATGATGTTGAGGGCTTTGAAAGGTTCTTGGATCAATTAGCATCTAGAGTTGATGAGGTCGGAGCGTGGTATGGACGACAAAAAGGCTCGAATCAAATAGTTTTGCAGCAAAGGACTCCCTTGATGGTGGCTGCGACTTACGGTAGCTTTGATGTTGTGAAACTGATTGTATCTTtacctgatgttgacatgaataGGTCATGTGGTGTCGACAAGAGCACTGCTCTTCACTGTGCTGCATCCAGTGGGTCGGCATATGCTGTTGATGTCGTAAAACTACTCTTGGCCTCGGGTGCCGATCCTAATATAGCTGATGCCGATGGGCTGTTACCTTTTGATGTTATTGTTGTATCCCCGAAGTTTCCGGAAATGAAAAATTCCCTTCAAATGATGCTCGCAACGGATATGATGTTTGAGAAAGCACACAACCTTAGGGTGTCAATTGAAACTCCAGATTCTCCACCATTTTCACCGGCCCATGGACATGAATCCCTGTTTTCCCCCTCCCAACTGGCACCTTCTCCAAAGAGTGCAAGATTTCATGACATTCCCATGCCATCTGCACCAGAGAAGAAAGAATACCCAGTTGACCCTTCTTTACCTGACATCAAGAATGGCATCTACTCAACTGACGAGTTTAGGATGTTTTCTTTCAAGGTGCGGCCCTGTTCTCGTGCCTATTCACACGATTGGACCGAGTGCCCATTTGTTCACCCAGGTGAAAATGCTCGGCGGAGGGATCCAAGGAAGTATCATTACAGCTGTGTGCCCTGTCCCGATTTCCGCAAGGGGGCCTGTCGAAGGGGGGATATGTGTGAATATGCTCATGGTGTTTTCGAGAGCTGGCTCCACCCAGCACATTATAGGACTCGGCTATGCAAAGATGGTACAAGTTGCAACAGAAGAGTTTGTTTTTTCGCCCACACGCAGGATGAACTTCGACCATTATACGTCTCTACTGGTTCTGCTATTCCGTCTCCTCGATCAAATACCTCAGCTGCTAATGCCATGGATTTTGCTGCAGCGATGAGCCTTTTACCGGGTTCACCCTCGATTCCTATGATGTCACCATCTCCATTTTCTCCTCCTATTTCTCCATCGACTAATGGGATTTCGAGCACGGGTTGGCAGAGTCAACATAACGTTCCATTGCTGCACTTGCCCGGAAGTAATCTCCAGTCCAGTCGGTTGCGATCATCTCTGAATGCTAGAGATATCCTCACTGAAGGCTCGAGTTTTTTTCCAGAAGTTGATGTccaacagcagcagcagctCTTGAATGAGCTATCTCTTCTGCAGAATTCGAGTATTAGTACCAATTTGTTGAACCGATCTACTCATCCAAAAATGCCAAGTCCTTCAAATCTGGAGGATATATTTTCTGCAGAGAATTCTCCTAGATATTCCGATCAGGCATTTGGTTCAACGGTGTTTTCGCCTTCACACAAAGCAGCGGCCCTTTATCAATTCCAGCAACAGCAACAAAGCATGCTATCTCCAATCAGAACTAACTTTTCACCAAGAAACATCGATCACTCTCTGCTGAAAACACCTATACGTGTTCCGTCTCCTGGGAGATTGTCACCTCGAAGTATAGAGCCAATATCGCCAATGAGTGCTCGAACATCGTTGCTAGCTCAACGTGAGAAGCTACATCAACCGTTTCGAAGTCTTAGCTCACGTGAACTTGGTTCTAATGTTGCAGCAGCCGATGCTTCTTCAGAAGACACTTGGCCCAATTGGGTCTCCCCTAATGGTGCACCAGAGTGGTCAGTCCATGCTGATGAGTTTGGGAAGATAAAGAGATCTTTGTCATCCGAGCTTCTCAACAATGGGGAGGAGCCGGATTTATCATGGGTTCAGTCACTTGTCAAAGAATCTGGTCATGATATGAACGAAAATTCCGTAGCTGGTACATCCATGAGTATGGGTGAGAATCTGAGTAACCAGATGGAAGAAATTGATGAATCTGTTTTGGGCGCATGGCTTGAGCAAATGCAGCTTGATCAGCTGATGGCTCAATAAATTCGAATGCATAATAAATTCGAATGCATCTACTACGACTTACTATCCGTTAACACGAGATTTTTGTGGAGCATACCAGGTTTGGGAACTGACACAGAAATGGCCTAAGTTCCATCATATCGgataaaattaatattgttTTTTCCTTTTCATTCATTCTGAAACTAAATATTGCAAAGAATGAGTAGCTATGTGTTGTTGGATGAGGGCCTAGTCTAGGAAGCACTCTTCCAATTGccgataaatataaatatattttttggttTATAAATAGATTTTGCGCTTAATTTTCCAATGCTGTGGTACGATGGATGTCTTTGAAGGTCTATGCGTGTGAGCCCAACATGGCTGTGGGTGGGTAATTCTCGATTTGGTCTTTATTGTTTAAGTAATTATTAATTTAGTCTTTTTTTCTTGTTTAGTGTATTTATTTAGTTTCGTTGCGTAGAAATTTTCCCTTATTATTCCTGTAGTCTCTATTCCTATTTACCCtgttttctatttttattttatttttagatacGACTACTTCACATTGTTATACCTATCGAGCATGTCCAAAAACATAAGACTACGCAAGTTTCTTAGTCTATATATCATATATCTTTTTATGGTCTATCATGTtttcatataatcaattaaacattttACGTCTTTGATCGAATTGTCGTCGGGTTATATACATCAGGTTTTACAGACTGTTCTTCCCAGCTTAATCACACAGTCGTAATTGATGGTTCTTGAAGTAGATCTATTTAACATAACTCAATACAACTTTGTATTGTTTCCTATCTTATGATGTAAAACAAATaagtttaattttaaaataaacacaaGAGACATAAGATTTGGTTTTTTTGTTCAAACATATGTATTATTATTACAAAATAACTTTTTGTAGGAGAgcagaaacttgtttagctatcTATTGTAGTTgaaatatcataatataaactAGAAAGAGAaatattgtatatttttttgaaaaaaatgaagATTTTGAATGATGTTTTCATTTTTATTCTGTCTTGATATATATAAAGAAGATTTGATGGATTTGAAATTCGGGCTTCAATCTTGAATTATTTCTTTCCCTTATTTCCAGTTGTGGTCGACAATGTCTTATAATTGGTGGTTGAGTGGTTCATTCTTTCACAAGCTAATGGTCCAATATTCTATTAATTACTAACTGTTTTTTTGTGGTGGTGAGTTACATCCCACCTGCATTCTTTATTTCCGTCGAGGAATATTTTACTTTTGAGGTACCTGAAGAGAGTTTTTTGTGTGGTTTTTCACCATTTGGTCACGTCTCTGCAAGATGTTTTCAGTCAGTTCTTGGCCGAAAGCCTTTATCAAATTCTGGTTTTTGTTAGTTCAGACATTCTGAATAGATGCATTATGACCATATTTCCACATGAACCATGTTACAGAATTTCCGGCTAATTTTTTTGCTCTCAAGCAGTTTGTTATTCCAtagaatatttttttcttttcaaatatgtCTTATGCAAAACTTGTAGTTTTTTTTTCTGTATAATATTTAACTGAAGGCAAAAAATTGTGTAAAACAGTCTCACGAgccatattttgtgagacgaatatcttatttgggtcattcatgaaaaattatattttttatgctaagagtattactttttattgtcaatatcggtagggttgactcgtctcacagataaagattcgtaagatcgtctcataagagacataCTCTTAACTGAATGATACATTTAAAGAATTTTGATAAAACTTTAATGGAAACTTGATTTTGTCTATCTCTGTAAGACAAATTCATAGATCTCATGTTCTTCTCGTAGAGATGTCATCTTCAGTGAATGAAACAAAAAGAGGTGTTTCTTCTGCTGGAGGATCGTGGATAAatttccaaataattatttctgGCCTCTTTAGCTTTTGATAAAATGAAAGACTTAATGTGAGCTTTTCTCAGATGGTTTTGGTGTTGTAATGAAAAAATATAGCTCCAGAATATCTTCTCGGGGCAAATAATCGTTGTTTGGTCATATTTCATGAACAACTTCTTGGATCCACTTAGGTAGTGCTGCTATTTTTGGGAAACTGGGTGATGTATAAACCGAGACTAGTGCCTCAAATTCATACAATGTCTCGACTTCCTTAGGATAAGAATTTGGTTTCATCAATATCCTTGTATACTTTC
Coding sequences:
- the LOC140839531 gene encoding zinc finger CCCH domain-containing protein 30-like, whose translation is MCKIDWLGPGGVSIPVYFDIRRDSVIMDSNLYVETLDSFHNLLEVAANNDVEGFERFLDQLASRVDEVGAWYGRQKGSNQIVLQQRTPLMVAATYGSFDVVKLIVSLPDVDMNRSCGVDKSTALHCAASSGSAYAVDVVKLLLASGADPNIADADGLLPFDVIVVSPKFPEMKNSLQMMLATDMMFEKAHNLRVSIETPDSPPFSPAHGHESLFSPSQLAPSPKSARFHDIPMPSAPEKKEYPVDPSLPDIKNGIYSTDEFRMFSFKVRPCSRAYSHDWTECPFVHPGENARRRDPRKYHYSCVPCPDFRKGACRRGDMCEYAHGVFESWLHPAHYRTRLCKDGTSCNRRVCFFAHTQDELRPLYVSTGSAIPSPRSNTSAANAMDFAAAMSLLPGSPSIPMMSPSPFSPPISPSTNGISSTGWQSQHNVPLLHLPGSNLQSSRLRSSLNARDILTEGSSFFPEVDVQQQQQLLNELSLLQNSSISTNLLNRSTHPKMPSPSNLEDIFSAENSPRYSDQAFGSTVFSPSHKAAALYQFQQQQQSMLSPIRTNFSPRNIDHSLLKTPIRVPSPGRLSPRSIEPISPMSARTSLLAQREKLHQPFRSLSSRELGSNVAAADASSEDTWPNWVSPNGAPEWSVHADEFGKIKRSLSSELLNNGEEPDLSWVQSLVKESGHDMNENSVAGTSMSMGENLSNQMEEIDESVLGAWLEQMQLDQLMAQ